The Gossypium hirsutum isolate 1008001.06 chromosome D06, Gossypium_hirsutum_v2.1, whole genome shotgun sequence genome contains the following window.
GGCCTTTCTTGGCTCTATAAAGCAAAAGCATTTTCCTGATTCTAGCGAAAGTTCCCCGGAAGTTTATTTGAAGTCGTGACGGCTAAATCAACTGCTGCTCTTTGTGCTGTTCTTGCTGACCTCTTAGATGAGAAGTAGACTGACTCAGAAGAGCTCATTGCATCGAGGTAGCTTCTACCGAAGCGATTTTTCTATGTGCCAGCACCTATGTGATTCTACTGCGAACCAAACTCCTAAGAACAATCGGGCGGGGGATTCTTGAACAAGAGATTCGTCTTCGTCTTTTGCGAATGAAAGCACTATGTCTCCTAGCCGGGAAAGGAATTGAATAAGAAGATGATGATTCTAGTCCTCCTGCTAGTGCACTGTACACTTCATACTTCCTAGAAAAGTTGTAGTAGTCTTTCACTTCCCAAAGAGTCCTTCTGATAATAGACTTCCAAGCCAAACATAACAAAGACGGCAGCTAGCTCGCCAACTAACCACACTCAGCGCTCTGAAAGAAAAGCTTATGCCTATGCCATTTGATTCATAAAAGGAAGGTTCGGTTCCGTTTGTTTACCTTCTTACCCTTCTTTTTCTCATTGAGTGTCCTCCTCTCCTTATCAGTCGACTCAAACCTGTATCGAACTCGGAGATTGAATAGGAAGATAACTCTATGCAGCGACAGAGGCAAGATCTCTATATGTTGATAGATACCCGAGAGATTGAGTCCTTTCCTTAAGGCATGCCCCTACTCAACTTCCTATTGCAAATGCCAAAGCACCAAGAGCGGCAACTCCAAGTTCTTTCATACCCTCAGCTCAAGGAAAAGAGCTAACTGCTGCGGGAGAGGCGACTTCTCTTTCACTTCATTCACGGGAGACCTACCAAATCTGCGCATTTCTATAAGTCATGGTCACATGTCTTGTGAACATTCAACCATCAAGAGTGAAGGTCAAAGGAATGCTTTTCTCACCggaatttcttcttttcttttttctttggaaCCCGAGCTAATTCTTTTAGATCTTCTCCCTTCTCTGCTTCCTAGCCCAAGGGCGATAGAGACTCTACTTATTGAGTTGCCTTCACTCGGAGTTCTAGTTGATGAAAGACTTTTTTCCTATTCCACTGCAAGGGTACAAAACTACGTAGAAGCAATGTCCGCTAAAATCAGTCTTTCTCCTATATAGGAGACCGCCTTCCCAAACTCAACTTAATCAATGGCACCAACAGCTGAAATAGCATAGGTTTTCCCATTTCTCTTTAGGGGATTCCTCTCTATTCCTTGTGTGGGATGATCCCTTCTAGCCGCCCGTAGCCCTGCCTCCAACCTTGAGCAATTCTTGTGTGACTTATGAATTCCATTTCCTCCACTTAACAGTTGAGTAACTTCCTTCCTCCGTTGCTTCAGAAAAGAGAAGATCGCCAACGGCAAAAGCTAATTCAGCTAAATCAATGGCACGTGTGAGCCTTCCTAAAAGAAAGAATTGACTGACCTTGCTGCTTAGGACTTTTCTTCTCTAAAGTCTAAAGAGATTTCCCGCTGAGTACTCCCTCGTTAAGGAATGGTCGCTTATTGGTGCTGAGTAGGGTTACTGCAAAGTTTTCGTGTGATCGACTCCCGGGTTTCCTCTTGAAGCGGCGCAGCTCCCAAGTACCATTTGTCTCCAAGCCTATCTCCCACTTCCCATTGTGCGTTTGATTCCATCTCTCAATCGACGGACGATTTCTAAATGCTTTGGACCGGTGAGCGCTATGGACTAACTTCCTTACAAGCGGAGTTAGCAAAGGTACAGACAGTCCGATCTAGCTAGTGAGCAGAAGCGCTAATCACAAAATAGCTCGTCAGTTAAGCTCTTCAGTGATGTCCCTCTCATCTGTGCTTGCCGCCTTTTCACCACGGTTGGCTGACTCCAGCTTTCCAGTCTTCTCTTTCCTGCGCGCTGGACGGATGCTAGCTCTTCTCTTTGCAAAAGGTTTGTATGAGAATGAAATCATATTAATAGAGTGAGATTCGTGTGCAGCTGATGAAATAGTTAGGGTTGATGATATAACTCTAACAACGGTTATTGCTAAACTGGTTTTTCTCTTCCGTCTGTGGGATTTGCCCTTCAAACAAGCCTATGAATAACATCAATGCCATTCATTCGAGGTGATAAGTGAAAAGACAAGTTGTCGGTCGCGTAACATGTGATTCCTGTGGTGGACACAAATTCTCCGAAATGGCAACCCCGCcctcaactttcaaaaaaataaaatcttactGTTTCAGAGACCTAAAACAGGATACTCAAAAAATGGGAACAAAGAAGCCGTGGGAAAATGGAGGATGGTTCTGTAATTTAACTCTTACTTTTAGATGACAGCCTTAACCAATGAAAACACAGTTTTAAGTAATAaccaaaatataataataataactaagttCTAAAATTAACTGAATCCATGTTTCAGCTTTTGCTTTCTCCTATAATAAAAGCATATAACCAATTGAGATTCTCATCATCAAACTCCAACTTGCTAAAGTCTCCCAGGAcccaaaaaggaaaattaaaaatatctattTGTGTGTCAGTGGCATATGGTATTTTTTCCAATTGGACTGAAACATATTCTTGATGACCTATCGGATCCGAAGTTGAAGCTAATATCCGAAGCATCAACATGGTTGGTGGCACCGCTTGTTGAAGGGAATGAAAAAACGAGGGCAGGAGAAGATCTGTTCAACCCAAAACTATATGAAGGTTCTGTTGGTTCCTCTTTGGGTTGATGCTGACTGCTACCTGATAGAAATGGCATGATGGTTGGTGTTGGAGGCTCAGAAGACACACCGGAAGATGCAGAAACAGGGAATGTGAATCCCGTGCTATTATCCGAAGTAAACATCCACCTTTGCTCGGGCTTGGTCACAGAAATTGAAGCCAAAACAGGTTTATTTCCCGAGGAATTAGATGAAGGCTTTAGCAAACCCTCACATGGTGCCTCAGACACTGCAGCACCGGTGAACTTTGGGAGATCCTGTCAAATAAATTGATTAGTATGGCATTCTTTGATGTAACCAAAAGTTCCAAGTAATTAATAGACCAAGCAAATTGGCAAGTGAGACGCAGAGTAAGTTATTAATATTGCCCCAGCATCATATTATGATTACCAGATTCATGACCCCAACCAaatttcagagttgatttgaggGAGATAAACTGATAGTATATCTTATCACCTAATGTACTTCGTATGAGAGGCTGAAAGAGATTACTATCAAGTAATGCACTTAGTATGAGAGACGAAAAAATAGACAGAAAAAGTTATATTCTCACTTTCCATGTTGGGACAACAAAATCGTAGAAATTGGAGTTGGTATATGTACCATATTGCATTTGCTGATAAAAGATATGTATTATTTTCTATATGGTATCTCCAAGATATATTAGGGGAAGAAAGGTTAAATTTCCTCTTAAAAGATACGGAGAGCCTGTAAACTTCGATGCTTCTAATTATAGTTTATACTTACTAGGAAAGTGCTTCGCAAAATGATTAGCAGTATGGCATGAGAATGGGCCATTAGTAAAGTATAAGACCTAATAAGATCACGCATGGTCacagaataataataaaaggatgaATGAAATACCTTGTGTGCAGTCTTCATTTGAGAATCCTGAGTTTTTCCACAATCTAGTAAAGACCCTGCATTATTGCCAAACATTGTAACTGTGCTATCAACTTTTAAATTGGAAGCAGAAGTTTTCTTCACATTCTTAGCCTCAATGGTACTTTCTGGAGAAGCGACAGAAATTGGGTTATCATTCCATGGAGCAGAGCTTCTGTTGTTCAATTTATCCCTGCTTTTAGAAGAATCAAGTCCTAAATTTTGCAAACCGTTGTGGTCCACTGAAACGGCAGCATTAACATCCGAAGACTGAGATTTTTTCCATGAAGTGGCTATCTTTAACTCCTCAGACTTCTTCTTAGGAGTCACTAGAGTTCGCTCAAGATGCTCCAATATTGTCCTAGCCATCTGACTGGAATGAGGATGAACAGGTGGGATACCCATTTCAGAGCTCCTATTACCATCTACTGATTGAATATCTGAGGAGCTACTGGCGCCTCCTTGTTCCAAATTCTTCTTGATTGAAGAAAATTGACCTTTGGAAACATTGGAATTTCCCACTGGAAAAGCATCATTTAATGATGAATGAGAATAAATAGATCCTCTGGATGGAATTTCTGCACTGCCCTTATGACAAATCCTGCGAATGGGTCCCACAGATCCATAGCCTTTATCCACCATGTTGCTCCTCAACTTCAATTTTATGTTCAAACAACAAACAAATGACTCAAGTCAAATAGATGTAATGATTATAAGAGTTCAATTCATCAAAACGTGAGTTGCAAATAGGCATGAGCTGCTAGACCATGATAAATATTCCCTCATTCAGCTTTCATATCTATCCAGCTTTGGGATAGCACACACATAAACACACAAATCGGGCTATGTCCAACCCAGGTGCACATTTTCCCCCCAAGGCCTTGCTTACTACGAAATCTAATAATTAGATTTCATAACCACTTTCTAGTATGTAGCTTGCTTAACCATTGGATTAAACACTTTTCCATCTTTACTCGTTTCTATCATTGCTACCACGCAAAGCTTAAGGGTATACATGGTAGAGTGGAAAAGTGAAACAATTTGGGTGAAAAGTGGAAAGAGAATAAATTTTGAGTGTGATTGAtaggaaagaaaattgaaaggcaAGAAAATAAGAAATATGACTATTTTCCACCTTGATGCATAACATCAAAATCATTACAAATTGGTAAAATAAgatgagagaaaatgaaaaagataaaaaataagtatgcatgtttataatattatccatatcattttaaaattttaaattaagatgAGAGAAATTATGCATGCATATGTGTAGAGGGTATACTGGtaaaataatatgtatttttgtATGTGTACATATATACTAGAAGTATAATCGTGAGTACCCACAAAACCGCTAATCATGAAAAATTACCTGCCCATATGCAGGAGTTTGTGATTGCTGTAAAGGAGAGAATGAACCATTCAGGAAAGCATCACCCTCGCCTCGTACATGAGCCATCTGATTAAATGCaagtaacaagaaaaataaatctCTAGCAAGCATCAGATGTAAATCACAACAGAatacaaacaaaattttaaaagtccAAACCTTGGATTTAGATTTTGAATAGATGGTTCTGGAGTAAGGGGTTCTTGGAATGTTATGAAGTCCAAATCTACCTCTTTGACTTTGTGGAGTTAGATAACTACGCTGATCATGTACCATGGAACCTGGCCAACATGTGGATGCCTTCGGTGAAGCAAATGGAACAAATGGTTCTGATGCAAAATCATTAGCAAGCATTGTTGGTCTTTCATCTTTTGATATAATACTCTTAGAACCTAGGTTTGATTCTGATGTCCGGTTTGCCATGTATGCTTTTGCAATTTCAATTGGTGAAGGTGCAGTATCATTTAGGAGCTGCAATATTTCATAGAATTTAAATAAACACAGAACAGAAAAGATATGAGGACAAGTACATCGGATTCCATTGTACGTAAGAGTACAGGTACATTGATATATGATGGACATGAGAAAAGATGCAACTTTGTTCATGCATTCGCGTGTTATGAAACACACATACACAGAGATTAGACATACTAGTAAACTTCTATCCATGGGAATTCCCATAAGGCTCATCCTAGCCAACCTTCCTCTTCCCAACCAACCCAACAGCTGTAGTAATTCATTTAATTTACTTTCAAGAGCCTAACCCAATATTGTCAAGGGCAGAAGGCACACTCTAGGCACTATAACTCTTACAGTGCTTGAGGTACAAGAAGCAAAAGTAACACAAGCTAGAGTGaaaatacattatatatatatatgcttgtgTGCTTTGTATGTGTATATACAAGAAAGATAAGCTTAGTGTTACATTTCTGATAATAAACTCTAAACTTTGCCTGGTTTATCCTACAAAACAGGCAACTTTTTCCTAGTCATTTATTGGTCAATATGCATGATTTCCTTAGATGTCTTTGTTCTTTTGTTGGGCAGTATGAAAGATTTCTTTCAAGTCCACGTTTGCTGTTAAATACACAAAATTGAGAAGTTCAGTCTGATATTTCCTGTTTCTTATTTATTGAAGGTACAATTCATgcaaaaatagaaattataaagAACTTCAGTTAGGCatgcttttttcttcttcttttttgcacCTACTAACTTCTAAAAAAGCCCACCTAGGTGCACCAACTTAGTACCTAACCAAATGCACCTCGTCAGAAAAGGTCTGAAGTGCTTTTGTTGTCTGGTACTAAGGCAAACAGCTTGGTAACACACTAACACTGGCCAGCCGTTATTTATATCCACTTTTGGTAAGTCAAAAGCTTCCACAAAAGCATTTAGTTATCTGTCACAAGCCTATTCAAAAGTTTGTTACTTAAATCTTTGATTGAATTATTAACTTCAAAAGTATATCTATAACTACTTCTAATTATAGGGTACATTCTAATGCATCTTTTTACTCCTTGAGTGAGTACGATTGTTAGATGTCCACAAATAGGCACCCAAGTATCTAACCTCTTAAAGTTAATAaacaaaattttgagaatttaacaGCTGTTATTCTCTCTTCTAAATTTGTATGAAGGAATTCCTAGCCAAAGTGTGAAGTATTTGAGCATTGGTGAGAAGGCTAGATAGTTTATCTTCTTCAGCTTTGCAGCATTGTTTAAAAATAACACCAGCCCTAGATAGTTTTATTGAAACCCTAGAATGGCCACCTATCAAACTCTAACTGAACTTCCACAAAAGCAACCCCAAGCTTCAACTCAAACCACTGTTTAGGGTACTATTCACCACAGAAATCAGCACAGATATCTatacctttttttcttcttttttgctttCTTTTGATCCCTAAATTAAGTCTTTCTTTTCTAAACCATACCCTCTATCCAGCCCACCCTAAAGTTAGAAGTGCTCAACCATCATATAAAAAGATTACCTTAATTTGAAGCAATTCCCTTCCATGTCCGACATCAATTTcattaaagattaaattacttTGTTATGATAGTTACAAGttcaaataattgaatttaaaaataaaatctgtGGGTTTCTACAAGCTATGTTACTCGTATCAAAATGTGGTGTGGACATGTTAATTCTTTCCAAAAGGTTTTCCATTTATCTAGAGGGTTGCACCACCATACCATATCCATATGATGTGTGTAACAGATGAATGCTTCAAGGAATATAAGGATTCGAGACAGCAAAGTGTTATTAAAGTTTAACATACAAATGGAATACTTTTTCCTCATTTTTGCACAAACATCACAGCATATCTAGAAAGTAACATATGACACAAGATTCAACCTCAGTATCCATGTGCATATCATTAATCCAAAATATGAGTTCATTAAAGTGATTTTCACTCACAGTTGGCTTCGGAAGTGGGGTTGCCAAATCCCTTGTAGTTGTAGCTATATTCAGATCATCCTGTTTTTCTTCAGTCGGCCATCTCAGGTTTTGAGAAACTATAGGCCCCTTGGCACCTCCAGTAGATAGGGTTAAATTCCTATCTTCTTGATCAACTTGAGGAACATCAACAGCCTTTgaatttataatccctattagACGATTGATTTCATCCCTGGGTATAGAATGTTAAAACACA
Protein-coding sequences here:
- the LOC107901305 gene encoding nuclear pore complex protein NUP1, producing MEETTETTPSYSLQDQATTERGAGGKLRRQPPRRPPTTPYARPQQNQSLRGRLLSKLVDPACRLIASGASRILPSLFLKPLNNDSLPPPEPQAHGELDEDIEEHTNEEDQSCYSTVVVSKTAGTTRTTDGPKAGSGIAEHRKGNQGDIRDDGLSEIEKLMKGKTFSRDEINRLIGIINSKAVDVPQVDQEDRNLTLSTGGAKGPIVSQNLRWPTEEKQDDLNIATTTRDLATPLPKPTLLNDTAPSPIEIAKAYMANRTSESNLGSKSIISKDERPTMLANDFASEPFVPFASPKASTCWPGSMVHDQRSYLTPQSQRGRFGLHNIPRTPYSRTIYSKSKSKMAHVRGEGDAFLNGSFSPLQQSQTPAYGQLRSNMVDKGYGSVGPIRRICHKGSAEIPSRGSIYSHSSLNDAFPVGNSNVSKGQFSSIKKNLEQGGASSSSDIQSVDGNRSSEMGIPPVHPHSSQMARTILEHLERTLVTPKKKSEELKIATSWKKSQSSDVNAAVSVDHNGLQNLGLDSSKSRDKLNNRSSAPWNDNPISVASPESTIEAKNVKKTSASNLKVDSTVTMFGNNAGSLLDCGKTQDSQMKTAHKDLPKFTGAAVSEAPCEGLLKPSSNSSGNKPVLASISVTKPEQRWMFTSDNSTGFTFPVSASSGVSSEPPTPTIMPFLSGSSQHQPKEEPTEPSYSFGLNRSSPALVFSFPSTSGATNHVDASDISFNFGSDRSSRICFSPIGKNTICH